Genomic segment of Prochlorococcus marinus CUG1417:
AAGAAAAGAGGAGCCATACAAATAGACAGCGGCAGCGGCTGAACCAACAAGCAAGTATTTTAAAGCTGCTTCTGAACTTCTTGGATCTCTCTTGAGGTAACCAGAAAGTAAGTAACTTGCTACAGATAAAGTTTCCAAAGATATAAATACACTAATAAGGTCAGTAGATCCACACAAAAGCATTGCTCCAAGGGTTGCCGAAAGAACTATCGCGGCAAACTCGCCAATTGGGCTTCCACTTTGTTCCGTGTAACGCCAACTTATAAGTAAAGATACTAAGGTTGATAAAGAAATTATTGCTCTAAATGCGATTGCCAAATTATCTGAATTAAAGGACCCCAGGAATGCGCTTTCTACCGGATTACTCCATTGCAATGCCAAACTAACAAGAGAGCTGCCAATTGATAAATAGCAAATTATTGGTGCCCATTTTGATGCAGTTTTTTCTCCAGCTAAATCAACAAGTAATGTTCCAACAATGCCTAATAAAATAAAAGCTTCTGGAATAATGGCTTGAGCATTTAGATTAATTGTAAAGATTTCGTTGGGCACTTTATTAAATTGGATTAAATTAGATGTTTGATTGTAAGGGTCTAAGAGTTAATCTTAGTTTGATTATAATTTGTGGGTATGATTTTTGAAATTTTAAGAAGAAGTTACTTGAAAAACCTTCAAATAATCATAATATGCCCTAACTGAACAAAAACACCAATTTTTGAAATAAACCTTGGATCACACACTTGTTATTGTTGAAAGTCCCACCAAAGCAAAAACCATAAGAAAGTTTTTGCCTTCTAATTATGAAGTTCTCGCTTCAATGGGACACGTAAGAGATCTTCCAAAAGGAGCTGCTGAAATACCCGCTGCGGTTAAAAAGGAAAAATGGTCAAGGATAGGAGTTAATACAACAGAAGATTTTGAACCACTTTACATAGTTCCTAAAGATAAGAAAAAGGTCGTTAAAGAGCTGAAAGATGCTTTGAAAGGTGCTACCAAACTATTACTGGCAACTGATGAAGATAGAGAGGGAGAGAGTATTAGCTGGCATCTTCTGCAAATACTGAAGCCTAAAATTCCAACTAAGAGAATGGTTTTTCATGAAATCACAAAAAAGGCAATTAATAAAGCTTTAGATCAAACAAGAGAAATTGATATGGAACTTGTTCAGGCTCAAGAAACCAGAAGAATCTTGGACAGGCTTTTTGGATATGAATTATCTCCTTTACTTTGGAAGAAGGTAGCCCCCAGATTATCTGCTGGTCGGGTTCAATCAGTTTCTGTAAGGCTTCTTGTTAGAAGAGAGAGAGAAAGAAGATCCTTTAAAAAAGCTAGTTATTGGGGAATTAAAGCTTCCCTAGTAAAAGATAATATAACTTTCGAAACTAAATTATTCAGTTTAAACGGTCAACGAATCTCTAACGGTTCCGATTTCGACGAACAAACCGGTAAATTAAAAGAAGGGAACAAATCTTTAATAATTGGAGAAGAAAAAGTAAATGACTTATTGAATACTTTTTCCTCTGAGGATTGGTTAGTCTCAAAAATCGAAAAAAAGCCATCCACTCGTAAGCCAGTTCCTCCATTTACAACTAGCACATTACAACAGGAAGCGAATAGGAAGCTTCGTTTGTCTGCAAGAGAAACTATGAGATGTGCACAAGGGCTATATGAGAGAGGTTTTATAACGTATATGAGAACTGATTCAGTTCATCTTTCCGAACAAGCCACAAGAGCTGCTAGAGAATGTGTTAGTTCTATGTATGGAAAAGAATATTTATCTAACTCACCAAGACAATTTAATTCAACTGCAAGAAATGCTCAAGAAGCTCACGAAGCTATTAGGCCTGCAGGTGAGGTATTTAAAACACCAAAGGAAACTAATCTAACTGGTAGAGATTTATCACTTTACGATTTAATTTGGAAAAGAACTGTAGCTAGTCAAATGGCTGAAGCTAGGCTAACAATGGTTAATGCTGAAATTAGCGTAGGGGATGGAATATTTAAATCGAGCGGGAAAAGTATTGATTTCGCAGGATTCTTCAGAGCTTATGTGGAGGGAAGTGATGACCCAAGTTCATCCCTTGAACAACAAGAAATTATTCTCCCAAACTTAACAACTGGAACATGTCTTGATGTTACTAATAAGGAATCTACTTTTCATGAAACTAAACCTCCTGCAAGATATACAGAGGCCGCATTAGTTAAAGTTCTTGAAAAAGAAGGCATTGGAAGACCTTCTACCTATGCCAGCATTATTGGGACCATAGTTGATAGAGGTTATGCGAATATATCTTCTAATACTTTGGCTCCAACGTTTACAGCTTTTGCTGTTACTGCTCTATTAGAAGAACATTTTCCTGATCTGGTTGATACTACTTTTACGGCAAAAATGGAATCTTCATTGGATGAAATATCTTCAGGCAATCTTGAGTGGCTGCCATACCTCGAAACTTTCTATAAAGGTAAAAATGGTTTGGAGGTAAAGGTTCAGAAAACAGAGGGTGATATTGATGGTAAAGCTTATAGACAAGTTGATTTCGAAGACCTTCCTTGCGTAGTCAGAATAGGCTCTAACGGACCTTGGCTAGAGGGTACAAAAATTGATGAATCTGGTAATGAAATTCAAGCGAAAGGTAATCTTCCAATGGATATTACTCCTGGAGATTTAGACATAAAGCAAGTTGATCAAATTTTAAGTGGCCCATCGGATCTTGGGACTGATCCAAAAACTGGGGAAAAAGTCTTTTTAAGATTTGGCCCTTATGGACCTTACGTACAATTGGGAAATAATGATCAAGATAAAGCTAAACCAAGAAGAGCTTCATTACCCAAAGAGTTGAAAACTGATGATCTAACTCTAGATGAGGCTCTTGTACTTTTAAGTTTGCCTAGATTGTTAGGAGTTCATCCTGAAGGAGGAGTTGTCGAGGCTGA
This window contains:
- the topA gene encoding type I DNA topoisomerase, yielding MDHTLVIVESPTKAKTIRKFLPSNYEVLASMGHVRDLPKGAAEIPAAVKKEKWSRIGVNTTEDFEPLYIVPKDKKKVVKELKDALKGATKLLLATDEDREGESISWHLLQILKPKIPTKRMVFHEITKKAINKALDQTREIDMELVQAQETRRILDRLFGYELSPLLWKKVAPRLSAGRVQSVSVRLLVRRERERRSFKKASYWGIKASLVKDNITFETKLFSLNGQRISNGSDFDEQTGKLKEGNKSLIIGEEKVNDLLNTFSSEDWLVSKIEKKPSTRKPVPPFTTSTLQQEANRKLRLSARETMRCAQGLYERGFITYMRTDSVHLSEQATRAARECVSSMYGKEYLSNSPRQFNSTARNAQEAHEAIRPAGEVFKTPKETNLTGRDLSLYDLIWKRTVASQMAEARLTMVNAEISVGDGIFKSSGKSIDFAGFFRAYVEGSDDPSSSLEQQEIILPNLTTGTCLDVTNKESTFHETKPPARYTEAALVKVLEKEGIGRPSTYASIIGTIVDRGYANISSNTLAPTFTAFAVTALLEEHFPDLVDTTFTAKMESSLDEISSGNLEWLPYLETFYKGKNGLEVKVQKTEGDIDGKAYRQVDFEDLPCVVRIGSNGPWLEGTKIDESGNEIQAKGNLPMDITPGDLDIKQVDQILSGPSDLGTDPKTGEKVFLRFGPYGPYVQLGNNDQDKAKPRRASLPKELKTDDLTLDEALVLLSLPRLLGVHPEGGVVEADRGRFGPYIKWIKNENESENRSLKKEDDVFTVDIERALEILAMPKMGRGGQEVLKDLGKPKEFKEKIQILNGRYGVYLKCGKTNVSIAKDTDIEKFTIDDAVSLLEEKLKDKKGSILKKTKISNKKTTRKKKS